A window of Mercenaria mercenaria strain notata chromosome 16, MADL_Memer_1, whole genome shotgun sequence contains these coding sequences:
- the LOC123540629 gene encoding transmembrane prolyl 4-hydroxylase-like, whose product MSEELVEEKYVNLDEQEWYNLSHYCHNSSLVVKPKRGTAIMWYSHFVDEQTGYLGKVDRLSHHGGCDLKKGSKWIANNWISGTTYEGRFTPSVFYNDAQ is encoded by the exons ATGTCTGAGGAATTAGTTGAG GAGAAATACGTGAATTTAGACGAACAGGAATGGTATAATCTAAGCCATTATTGTCATAATTCTTCCCTTGTTGTCAAGCCGAAGCGTGGAACTGCCATCATGTGGTATAGCCATTTCGTTGACGAGCAG ACGGGTTATCTGGGCAAAGTTGATAGACTTTCTCATCACGGTGGATGTGATCTTAAAAAGGGATCCAAATGGATTGCCAACAACTGGATTTCTGGGACTACTTATGAGGGCAGATTTACACCCAGTGTGTTTTACAACGATGCTCAATAA